The Euphorbia lathyris chromosome 4, ddEupLath1.1, whole genome shotgun sequence genomic interval TTTCGTGAAATATTCATTTTCCAGGAAAAGTTAGCAAGAAATCATTGGCCAATGGTAGCAGCAAAGTAGTTATGCAAGAATCACAACAATCTGCAGATGTGACACACGGCTCTGTATCAAATAACAACTTAGAATCTGAATCCCTCGATCAAGGAAAGACTACCTCGCGCTCTAATGGAACACCTGAATCTGATTATGCAACGAGGGTGAAAAAGAATGTTCCTAGTCCTAATTCTTCACCTACATCTGTGAATAGTCATTCGGGTGGttctgaaatattattgaacgaTGGTCTTGTGAAGATGTCATCTGTGATGGACAATGGTTTGTCAGAGGAGCAAAAGGAGCAGATTAGATTTTCAAATGTTGGTAGGAAAAAGAATTTCTCTTGTGTTGAGAGGGTAAACGGAAAATCAACCAATGTTCTTGAAGGGCTTCAGCTCCATACAAAGGTTTTTAATGCTCAAGAGCAGAACAAAATAGTCGAATGTGTCTACAATCTACAGAATGTTGGCCGAAAAGGCCAACTTAGAGGTATATATGTTGATCTATTTTTCATTCGAATTCAGTAAGAAAGTTGATAACTTTAGCCTCTTTATTTCGTTTTATGACTATGCCCTTGTTTGTGTGAAATAATTTGTGTAATCAAAGAGGTGTGATTTTACACTGTTAGTGTAGTCAGAAGTTTGCTTTTCTTATTGATCTTCAAGCTTGCTGATCTTCTCTTTAATGCTTGACATATCGCAGAGCGCACATATTCTGAACCTAAAAAATGGATGCGTGGTAAAGGGCGTGTCACAATGCAATTCGGATGCTGCTACAACTATGCAGTGGTAATTTTCTGACACTAAAATCTCCTTTAAACTCCTCCTAATTGGATATGAAATAAACAAATTTTATTCCTTACCTAACACTGCAGGACAAAAATGGGAACCCTCCGGGTATAATTAGAGATGAACAAGTTGATCCTCTGCCACCTCTTTTCAAGCAAATGATCAAGAGAATGGTTCGCTGGCACGTTTTACCTCCGACATGCATTCCCAACAGCTGCATTGTGAATATATATGATGAAGGGGATTGCATTCCTCCTCATATTGATCATCATGACTTTCTTCGACCTTTCTGCACCGTCTCATTCTTGACTGAATGCAACATACTTTTCGGTTCTAATTTGAAGATCATCGGTCCAGGAGAGTTCTCGGGGCCTGCCTCCATACCTTTGCCTGTCGGGTATGTTTCTGCTTGCATCTGATCTTAATATCCTTCCATCACTTTAATTCAATGATGTCTCCTAACTAACTTGTAGCTGCCTGCAGATCTGTCCTTGTTCTAAATGGAAATGGGGCGGATGTCGCGAAGCACTGTCTTCCCGGAGTCCCATCAAGAAGGTGCCTACATGTCATTAGGTTGTAGCTGATTCAAActaaaaatgttaatttttctAATTGGTGGTTAACTTTCCCTGTTTGCAGGATTTCAATTACTTTCAGGAAAATGGATGATAGCAAAATGCCATACAAGTTTTCGCCTGATCCCGAACTTATGGGAATTAAGCCTCTCGGGTATTTGTTATCGAATAAGTCACCGTATCAGCAGCCTCAGCCTCGGGTGCTTGATTATCATTCTGCTGCCAAGTCAACAAGGAGCAAATTGAGCACAGAAAAGGAATATGAAAGTAAAGCCTCCTTCATTATTGGCAAAGAAGATTTTCCTCCACTCGGCAGCTTAAATTTATCAAGCCCATCTAGAGCTAATAAATCTGGATCAAGACAATAACTATGACTCTTCTGCAATTGTTTGGGTATTCTTTTTTATTGCTCATGTCTAATGTGAAGTTTTTG includes:
- the LOC136227440 gene encoding RNA demethylase ALKBH9B-like is translated as MMTGAIATTSPGNDYMGVLKSMDPREILEVLSDGFCLNCHSLLKTRIHDLLNGKVSKKSLANGSSKVVMQESQQSADVTHGSVSNNNLESESLDQGKTTSRSNGTPESDYATRVKKNVPSPNSSPTSVNSHSGGSEILLNDGLVKMSSVMDNGLSEEQKEQIRFSNVGRKKNFSCVERVNGKSTNVLEGLQLHTKVFNAQEQNKIVECVYNLQNVGRKGQLRERTYSEPKKWMRGKGRVTMQFGCCYNYAVDKNGNPPGIIRDEQVDPLPPLFKQMIKRMVRWHVLPPTCIPNSCIVNIYDEGDCIPPHIDHHDFLRPFCTVSFLTECNILFGSNLKIIGPGEFSGPASIPLPVGSVLVLNGNGADVAKHCLPGVPSRRISITFRKMDDSKMPYKFSPDPELMGIKPLGYLLSNKSPYQQPQPRVLDYHSAAKSTRSKLSTEKEYESKASFIIGKEDFPPLGSLNLSSPSRANKSGSRQ